In a single window of the Pontibacter russatus genome:
- a CDS encoding ferritin family protein, producing the protein MPTEQYHEPAHELSDSTRTFVRMITSVIEEAEAISWYEQRISVEKDEEAKAIMKNAQNEEFKHFGMDLEFLLRRKPAWREMMKAILFTEGDIVAKGEEAED; encoded by the coding sequence ATGCCAACCGAACAGTACCACGAGCCCGCCCACGAACTCTCCGACAGCACCCGCACCTTTGTGCGCATGATTACCTCCGTGATTGAAGAGGCCGAAGCCATTAGTTGGTACGAGCAGCGCATCTCGGTGGAGAAAGACGAGGAGGCAAAAGCCATCATGAAAAACGCGCAGAACGAGGAGTTCAAGCACTTCGGCATGGACCTCGAGTTCCTGCTGCGCAGGAAGCCCGCCTGGCGCGAGATGATGAAAGCCATCCTCTTCACCGAGGGCGACATCGTGGCAAAAGGCGAGGAGGCGGAGGATTAA
- a CDS encoding sialidase family protein — protein MNKYLGAISYCCFIYILFLATGCLPRVSQEAEANPPVAFRISEAGKAAASPFLTQDQHGNPVLCWVQATDTAGNYLLYYAASADGGQTFGTPKAILTTKGVYPHDENLSKILYKKNGDMIAMYAVSNPSEENSYAGLVYYTQSFDGGKSWTAPRQLSESGAGSIDERYFDMALLPNGDVAAVWLDSRKDIGMGEPAADKDMQMHGDMDMGMHMDKEGSSLYYASTSGRGGFSGEKVLDQHLCQCCRTDLYVDEKGQLHVAYRGILNDSIRDMMHLVSTDNGNSFSEPERISPDNWAIDGCPHTGPTMASNSQGMHYAWFTMGGGSGVFYSHQPSGGTFTPRAPVSNVPSAKHPQLAAFGNGMLALVWDERVPQRGQTNHGVSLQVRSETGEHLSTSRLTPDSVTAVFPVITPVSDSRLLVAYTVKDSEAGEVWCQVVPVKE, from the coding sequence ATGAACAAGTATTTAGGTGCGATCTCCTACTGCTGCTTTATATATATCCTCTTCCTGGCAACAGGCTGCCTGCCACGTGTATCGCAGGAGGCTGAGGCAAATCCTCCTGTGGCTTTCAGAATTTCAGAGGCTGGGAAAGCGGCGGCCTCCCCCTTCCTCACCCAGGACCAGCACGGTAACCCGGTGCTGTGCTGGGTGCAGGCCACCGACACAGCCGGGAATTACCTGCTCTATTATGCCGCCTCCGCGGATGGCGGGCAAACGTTCGGGACGCCCAAGGCAATCCTGACAACCAAAGGAGTGTACCCGCACGACGAGAACCTCTCCAAAATCCTCTACAAAAAGAACGGGGATATGATAGCGATGTATGCCGTGAGCAACCCCAGCGAAGAGAACAGCTACGCCGGGCTGGTGTATTATACCCAATCCTTTGATGGCGGCAAAAGCTGGACAGCACCGAGGCAGCTCTCCGAGAGCGGAGCCGGCAGCATCGACGAGCGTTACTTCGACATGGCGCTGCTGCCCAACGGCGACGTGGCCGCCGTCTGGCTCGATTCCCGAAAGGATATAGGCATGGGAGAACCGGCTGCGGACAAGGACATGCAAATGCACGGGGATATGGATATGGGGATGCACATGGATAAGGAAGGCTCCTCGCTGTATTACGCCAGCACCAGCGGCCGCGGCGGCTTCAGCGGGGAGAAAGTGCTAGACCAGCACCTCTGCCAGTGCTGCCGCACCGACCTGTACGTAGACGAGAAAGGCCAGCTGCACGTGGCTTACCGGGGCATCCTCAACGACAGCATCCGCGACATGATGCACCTCGTATCGACGGACAACGGCAACAGCTTCTCTGAGCCCGAGCGCATCAGCCCGGATAACTGGGCCATAGACGGCTGTCCGCACACTGGGCCGACGATGGCATCCAACAGCCAGGGCATGCACTACGCGTGGTTCACAATGGGCGGCGGCAGCGGGGTGTTCTACAGCCATCAACCCTCTGGCGGAACCTTCACGCCCCGCGCACCTGTGAGCAATGTGCCTTCCGCCAAGCATCCGCAGCTGGCCGCATTCGGCAATGGCATGCTGGCCCTGGTGTGGGATGAGCGGGTACCGCAGCGGGGGCAAACCAACCATGGCGTTAGCCTGCAGGTGCGCAGCGAAACTGGAGAGCATCTCAGCACCTCGCGCCTCACCCCCGACTCTGTGACAGCTGTTTTTCCCGTTATCACCCCAGTTAGCGACAGCAGGCTGCTGGTTGCCTACACCGTGAAAGACAGCGAAGCCGGTGAGGTGTGGTGCCAGGTGGTTCCGGTAAAGGAGTAG
- a CDS encoding o-succinylbenzoate synthase, whose amino-acid sequence MPLQLSYMPHTLQFRFDARTSRGAISEHKVYFLNLWQAGAPEVVGVGECAPLAGLSIDDRPDLEQKLQEVMRQVNGQEVQLRANKPLPPELQLQDWPALRFALETAVLDLEHGGKRFIYNNAFSRGEAGIPINGLIWMGGKAFMQEQIEKKLKEGYSCLKLKIGGLDFVQELEILQSIREVACTQELTVRVDANGAFSPQEAYKKLERLARYDLHSIEQPIRQGQHEAMAQLCAYTPIPIALDEELIGVQEPEAKVQLLEHIKPQYIILKPTLVGGLAASAEWIELAEARQIGWWVTSALESNIGLNAISQFTAKYDITLPQGLGTGQLYHNNIPSTLRIEQGQLWHRA is encoded by the coding sequence ATGCCGCTCCAACTGAGTTACATGCCCCACACCCTGCAGTTCAGGTTTGATGCCCGCACCTCGCGCGGCGCCATCTCGGAGCATAAAGTCTATTTCCTGAATCTGTGGCAGGCGGGTGCGCCGGAAGTGGTGGGAGTGGGGGAATGCGCCCCGCTCGCCGGGTTGAGCATCGACGACCGGCCCGACCTGGAGCAGAAACTGCAGGAGGTGATGCGGCAGGTGAACGGGCAGGAAGTGCAACTGCGGGCGAACAAGCCGCTGCCGCCGGAGCTGCAATTGCAGGACTGGCCCGCCCTGCGCTTTGCCCTGGAAACAGCCGTGCTTGATTTGGAACATGGCGGCAAGCGGTTTATATATAACAACGCGTTCAGCCGGGGCGAAGCCGGCATCCCCATCAACGGCCTCATCTGGATGGGCGGCAAAGCCTTTATGCAGGAGCAGATTGAGAAGAAGCTGAAGGAAGGCTACAGCTGCCTGAAACTGAAGATTGGCGGGCTCGATTTTGTGCAGGAACTGGAGATCCTGCAAAGCATCCGTGAGGTAGCCTGCACACAGGAACTGACGGTGCGGGTGGATGCCAACGGGGCTTTCTCGCCGCAGGAGGCCTACAAAAAACTGGAGCGCCTCGCCCGCTACGACCTCCACTCCATCGAGCAACCCATCAGGCAGGGGCAGCACGAGGCCATGGCCCAACTCTGCGCCTACACGCCCATTCCTATCGCCTTAGACGAGGAACTAATCGGGGTGCAGGAGCCGGAGGCAAAAGTGCAGCTGCTGGAGCATATAAAGCCGCAGTACATCATCCTGAAGCCCACATTAGTCGGTGGCCTCGCCGCCAGCGCCGAATGGATAGAACTGGCGGAGGCACGCCAAATCGGCTGGTGGGTGACCTCGGCGCTGGAGTCCAACATCGGCCTGAACGCCATCAGCCAGTTCACCGCCAAATACGACATCACCCTGCCGCAGGGCCTCGGCACCGGGCAACTCTACCACAACAACATCCCGTCGACGCTGCGGATTGAGCAGGGGCAGCTGTGGCACCGGGCATAG
- a CDS encoding aminotransferase class I/II-fold pyridoxal phosphate-dependent enzyme gives MNLISLASGGSYFRSPAPATDAAISALQEGKTFYGPTEGIPELRQAICNLYIKAGLQVRPEQVLITPGSKQALFNLFTNLLCQGDEVVVPTPAWFGFRELMKYSKGQLVPLETKLSEGYALTPEALRKTLNERSRILLLTNPGNPTGRLYTKVELEALLEVTHDFPNLYILSDEIYDRVTYGGAFTSLLSCQGAKAERSVLINGFSKSFAMSGWRLGYILGPEEVIQKCVDFQASTLAGVSVFLQEAAQAALVQAEQVLPEMLEVLTQNRQIMQQGLDAIPEVKCYLPDGAYYFFPDFSYYLHRRTPAGDTLPTSVDLCRYLRESHGIELAPGDYFGAPGHARMSFAIETPKLREAMQRLKQALGLLIVDC, from the coding sequence ATGAATCTTATCTCTCTTGCCTCCGGGGGCAGCTATTTTCGTAGCCCTGCCCCCGCCACCGATGCCGCCATTTCTGCCCTGCAGGAGGGAAAAACATTCTACGGTCCCACCGAGGGTATACCGGAACTGCGGCAGGCCATCTGCAACTTATATATAAAAGCAGGGCTCCAGGTCAGGCCGGAGCAGGTACTTATTACGCCAGGCAGCAAGCAGGCGCTTTTCAACCTGTTCACGAACTTGCTGTGCCAGGGAGACGAGGTGGTGGTGCCTACACCCGCCTGGTTTGGGTTCCGTGAGCTGATGAAGTACAGCAAAGGCCAGCTGGTGCCCCTCGAAACGAAGCTGTCGGAAGGATATGCCCTAACGCCCGAAGCGCTCCGCAAGACCCTGAACGAGCGCAGCCGTATACTTCTACTGACAAACCCCGGCAACCCCACCGGCCGCCTTTACACCAAAGTCGAGCTGGAGGCGCTGCTGGAGGTGACACATGATTTTCCGAATCTATATATCCTGTCCGATGAAATATATGACCGTGTTACTTACGGTGGGGCTTTTACTTCTCTCCTTTCCTGCCAGGGGGCAAAAGCAGAAAGAAGCGTCCTGATAAACGGCTTTTCCAAGTCCTTCGCCATGTCGGGTTGGCGGCTCGGCTATATATTGGGGCCGGAGGAGGTGATTCAAAAATGCGTGGACTTCCAGGCGAGCACGCTGGCCGGAGTCAGCGTTTTTCTGCAGGAGGCCGCCCAGGCGGCCCTTGTGCAGGCGGAGCAGGTGCTGCCGGAGATGCTGGAGGTGTTGACACAGAACAGGCAGATTATGCAGCAGGGGCTGGACGCGATACCGGAAGTAAAGTGTTATCTGCCCGACGGCGCCTATTATTTCTTCCCCGACTTCAGCTATTACCTCCACCGCCGCACCCCGGCAGGCGACACTCTTCCTACTTCGGTTGACCTCTGCCGCTACCTCCGCGAAAGCCACGGCATAGAACTCGCTCCCGGCGATTACTTCGGTGCGCCCGGCCACGCCCGCATGTCCTTCGCCATCGAAACACCAAAGCTGCGGGAGGCTATGCAGCGGCTGAAGCAGGCGCTGGGATTGTTGATTGTTGATTGTTGA
- a CDS encoding M90 family metallopeptidase has protein sequence MGYIVFFALVTGISLLFYSWATRKTRRRRKVLAQEFPPEWRRILTDRVGFYHTLKTEEDKRRFEKMLQLFLSEKRITGIDVVVDDVTKVLVASSAIIPIFGFRDWEYQNLGEVLVFPGSIKRYKDEKSEAVSEVLGRVNPFQNDHYVTLSKPALERGFNDMADRKNVGIHEFAHMLDQADGEIDGTPAAYLPEELIQPWQELMYRKIQKIKQGDSDIDSYGATSEAEFFAVVTEYFFEKPDQLAENHPKLYELLTKIFHQKNIKRRFRINFRQLLSPYGKRVGRNEPCPCGSGEKYKNCCLLKKAAA, from the coding sequence ATGGGATACATCGTGTTTTTTGCACTGGTAACAGGCATTAGCCTGCTTTTTTATAGTTGGGCCACCCGCAAAACGCGTCGGCGCAGAAAAGTGCTGGCGCAGGAGTTCCCACCGGAGTGGCGCAGGATTCTGACTGACCGGGTGGGCTTTTACCACACCCTGAAGACGGAGGAAGACAAAAGGCGCTTCGAGAAGATGCTGCAGCTTTTCCTGTCGGAGAAGCGGATAACGGGCATCGACGTGGTGGTGGACGATGTGACGAAGGTCCTGGTGGCGTCCAGCGCCATCATTCCCATCTTCGGCTTCCGCGACTGGGAATACCAGAACCTGGGGGAGGTGCTGGTGTTTCCCGGGAGCATCAAGCGGTACAAAGACGAAAAAAGCGAGGCGGTGTCGGAGGTGCTGGGCCGCGTGAATCCTTTCCAGAACGACCATTACGTCACGCTCTCCAAGCCTGCCCTGGAGCGCGGTTTCAACGATATGGCTGACCGCAAGAATGTCGGCATCCACGAGTTTGCCCATATGCTGGACCAGGCCGACGGCGAGATAGACGGCACTCCCGCCGCTTACCTTCCCGAAGAACTTATTCAGCCGTGGCAGGAGCTGATGTACCGCAAAATCCAGAAAATAAAGCAGGGCGATTCGGATATCGACAGCTACGGCGCCACCAGCGAGGCCGAGTTTTTTGCCGTGGTGACGGAGTACTTCTTCGAAAAGCCGGATCAACTGGCCGAGAACCACCCGAAGCTATATGAGTTGCTGACCAAAATCTTTCACCAGAAGAATATCAAACGCCGCTTCCGCATCAACTTCCGGCAACTGCTGAGCCCATATGGCAAACGCGTGGGCCGCAACGAGCCCTGCCCCTGCGGGAGCGGTGAGAAGTACAAGAACTGCTGCCTGTTGAAGAAGGCGGCTGCCTGA
- a CDS encoding TonB-dependent receptor, translating into MQRIIYCTVCLLALCRYAYAQTAVSGRVIDAVTREPLEAVSVRLTQAQAGTITAPDGSFSISSGQSADSLVVSYIGYTPQKLPLASNGMLVQLRPAASQLSQVVVSASREAQARSEVPVAISAISRQTLLDTKPVTLDQVLNKVSGVYMVNLGNEQHTMAIRQPIGYKSLFLYLEDGIPIRATGDFNHNALIEVNMAALKTVEVIRGPASSLYGSEAIGGAVNFITQAPSQVLTARLQAEVSDRGYRRTDFSASGTKGKLGIYAGGYYAAQRDGIIEHSDFDKLALTLRADYSLSGRSKLVTAATLVDYKTDQTGGLDSTRFFAKDYTSLHTFTYRKVNALRVRSTLEHEWNAGNHTQVSAFFRHSAIGQNPFYAIASVAGNPLKARGEINEDAFRSYGLLAQHRKSFNFLSTQLIGGLSLDHSPATYQAHYIAIDRSADGTYTGYTPTDSLLTDYHVNLLNTAAYTHLEMYPSEKLKVVAALRYDRLDYTFDNKLTPSAFTGAPDERNGFRSLSPKLGMTYALSSSVGGYANYSVGFAPPQISELYRGVKVPSLQPSYYTNYEAGGWVSFARHKGYLDVSVYRLNGRNEIISVRLPDGSYQNQNAGETRHYGVEYTLKYEPVDGLLLRWSGTNARHAFAEYAERGNDFSGNEMATAPRFISNAEIIYKPALVPGLRLGLEWQHLGRYYMDAANTEYYGGYDLLNTRVGYIWRGLEMWVNALNLSDVLYATTVDKFAYGKSYRQGIPRTFHVGVGYSFAAKGP; encoded by the coding sequence ATGCAACGTATTATATACTGCACTGTGTGCCTGCTGGCACTGTGCCGCTACGCGTACGCCCAGACAGCCGTCAGCGGCAGGGTGATTGACGCCGTTACCCGAGAGCCGCTGGAGGCCGTCAGCGTGCGGCTGACCCAGGCGCAGGCGGGCACCATCACCGCGCCCGACGGCAGCTTTTCCATATCCTCCGGCCAGTCCGCCGATTCCCTTGTCGTTTCCTATATCGGCTATACCCCGCAAAAACTGCCGCTGGCCAGCAACGGGATGCTGGTACAGCTCCGGCCAGCCGCCAGCCAGCTGAGCCAGGTGGTGGTGTCGGCGAGCCGGGAGGCGCAGGCGCGCTCCGAGGTGCCGGTGGCCATCAGCGCCATTTCCCGCCAGACCCTCCTCGACACCAAACCCGTGACGCTGGACCAGGTATTGAACAAAGTGAGCGGGGTATATATGGTGAACCTCGGCAATGAGCAGCACACCATGGCCATCCGCCAGCCCATCGGGTACAAGAGCCTGTTCCTCTACCTCGAGGACGGCATCCCCATCCGGGCCACCGGCGACTTTAACCACAACGCGCTGATTGAGGTAAACATGGCTGCGCTGAAGACGGTGGAGGTGATCCGCGGCCCGGCCTCCTCGCTCTACGGCAGCGAGGCCATCGGCGGCGCGGTCAACTTCATCACGCAGGCACCCTCGCAGGTCCTGACGGCCAGGCTGCAGGCGGAGGTCAGCGACCGGGGCTACCGCCGCACCGACTTCAGCGCCTCCGGCACGAAAGGCAAGCTGGGCATATATGCCGGTGGCTACTACGCCGCCCAGCGCGACGGCATCATCGAGCACAGCGACTTCGACAAGCTGGCCCTCACCCTCCGGGCCGACTACAGCCTCAGCGGCCGCAGCAAGCTGGTGACCGCCGCCACCCTCGTCGACTACAAGACCGACCAGACGGGCGGCCTTGACAGCACCCGGTTCTTTGCCAAAGACTACACCAGTCTGCACACCTTCACCTACCGCAAAGTGAATGCCCTGCGGGTGAGAAGCACGCTGGAGCATGAGTGGAACGCCGGTAACCACACCCAGGTCAGCGCGTTCTTCCGGCACAGCGCCATTGGGCAGAACCCATTTTACGCCATCGCCAGCGTAGCCGGCAACCCACTGAAGGCGCGGGGGGAGATAAACGAAGATGCTTTCCGCAGCTACGGCCTCCTCGCGCAGCACCGCAAATCTTTTAATTTCCTGAGCACACAGCTCATCGGTGGCCTGAGCTTGGACCACAGCCCCGCCACCTACCAGGCCCACTATATAGCCATCGACCGCAGCGCTGACGGCACCTACACCGGCTACACCCCCACCGACTCGCTGCTGACGGACTACCACGTGAACCTGCTGAACACAGCCGCCTACACGCACCTGGAGATGTACCCCTCGGAGAAACTGAAAGTGGTGGCCGCCCTGCGCTACGACCGATTGGATTACACCTTCGATAACAAACTTACCCCCAGCGCCTTTACCGGAGCGCCCGACGAGCGGAACGGGTTCCGAAGTCTGTCGCCGAAACTGGGCATGACCTACGCGCTCAGCAGCAGCGTGGGGGGCTACGCCAACTACAGCGTCGGGTTCGCGCCGCCCCAGATTTCGGAGCTGTACCGGGGCGTGAAAGTGCCGAGTCTGCAGCCCTCCTACTATACCAATTACGAGGCGGGCGGCTGGGTCAGCTTCGCCCGGCACAAAGGCTACCTCGATGTGAGCGTGTACCGGCTCAACGGGAGGAACGAGATCATATCCGTACGCCTGCCCGACGGCTCTTACCAGAACCAGAATGCCGGGGAAACGAGGCACTACGGCGTGGAGTACACGCTGAAATATGAACCGGTAGATGGCCTGCTGCTGCGGTGGAGCGGCACCAACGCGCGCCACGCGTTCGCGGAGTATGCAGAGCGCGGCAACGACTTCAGCGGCAACGAGATGGCCACTGCGCCCCGTTTCATCAGCAACGCCGAAATCATATATAAACCGGCGCTGGTGCCGGGGCTGCGACTGGGGCTGGAGTGGCAGCACCTGGGCAGGTACTATATGGATGCGGCCAACACCGAGTACTACGGCGGCTATGATTTGCTCAACACCCGGGTGGGCTATATATGGCGCGGCCTTGAGATGTGGGTCAATGCTCTTAATCTAAGCGATGTGCTCTATGCCACCACCGTGGACAAGTTCGCCTACGGCAAAAGTTACCGCCAGGGCATTCCCAGAACGTTCCATGTTGGGGTGGGCTACAGCTTTGCAGCAAAGGGCCCGTAG
- the egtB gene encoding ergothioneine biosynthesis protein EgtB translates to MSAPLTAPATQEMTQQYAQIRARTELICQPLEPEDTVVQPIVDVSPPKWHMAHTSWFFETFLLQQHLPGYKLFHRQYSYLFNSYYNSVGSRVQRDQRSTLTRPPLRDIYAYRRHVDEHMHQLLQQLGETKVAELLPLLQLGLQHEQQHQELLITDIKYILSTNPLLPVYKPQPQLYITPASTKASFLEVPGGVYTIGFRGEGFCFDNELSVHEVLLQDFRIMNRLVTNGEYLEFMEDGGYKDFRHWLDEGFALVNSQRLEAPLYWVRQDEEWLRFTMHGLEKVNLNEPVCHLSFYEADAYANWAGKRLLTEFEWEAASQVYPPSGGNFMESKRLEPTAANPATEGLQQLYGDVWEWTYSAYHPYPGFTKAPGAIGEYNGKFMLNQLVLRGGSCATPESHIRTTYRNFFHPDKRWQYNGIRLAQK, encoded by the coding sequence ATGAGCGCCCCCCTTACCGCCCCTGCCACGCAGGAGATGACGCAGCAATACGCGCAGATACGCGCCCGCACTGAATTGATTTGCCAGCCACTGGAGCCGGAGGACACGGTGGTGCAGCCCATTGTGGACGTAAGTCCGCCCAAGTGGCATATGGCGCACACCAGTTGGTTTTTTGAGACGTTCCTGCTGCAGCAGCACCTGCCGGGCTACAAACTGTTCCACAGGCAATACAGCTACCTGTTCAACTCCTACTACAACAGCGTGGGCAGCCGCGTGCAGCGCGACCAGCGCAGCACCCTCACCCGGCCGCCGCTGCGCGACATATATGCCTACCGCCGGCACGTAGACGAGCACATGCACCAGCTGTTGCAGCAACTGGGCGAGACTAAAGTAGCGGAGTTGCTGCCGCTTTTGCAACTGGGCCTGCAGCACGAGCAGCAGCACCAGGAGCTGCTCATCACCGACATCAAGTACATCCTCAGCACCAACCCGCTACTGCCGGTATATAAACCACAGCCGCAGCTATATATAACTCCTGCCTCCACCAAAGCTTCTTTTTTAGAAGTGCCCGGAGGCGTATATACCATCGGTTTCCGGGGCGAGGGCTTTTGCTTTGACAACGAGCTGAGCGTACACGAGGTGCTCCTGCAGGACTTCCGGATCATGAACCGGCTGGTGACCAACGGCGAGTACCTGGAGTTTATGGAAGACGGCGGCTATAAAGACTTCAGGCACTGGCTGGACGAGGGCTTTGCGCTGGTGAACAGCCAGCGGCTGGAGGCGCCGCTGTACTGGGTGAGGCAGGACGAGGAGTGGCTCCGCTTCACGATGCATGGGCTGGAGAAAGTGAATCTAAATGAGCCGGTGTGTCACCTGAGCTTTTACGAGGCGGATGCCTACGCCAACTGGGCCGGCAAGCGGCTGCTGACGGAGTTTGAATGGGAAGCGGCTTCGCAGGTATATCCTCCCTCTGGCGGCAACTTTATGGAGAGCAAGCGACTGGAACCCACGGCGGCCAATCCCGCCACTGAAGGGCTGCAGCAGTTGTATGGCGATGTGTGGGAATGGACCTACAGCGCCTATCACCCCTATCCCGGCTTCACGAAAGCGCCGGGGGCCATCGGCGAGTACAACGGCAAGTTTATGCTGAACCAGCTGGTGCTGCGCGGCGGCTCCTGCGCCACCCCGGAAAGCCACATCCGCACCACCTACCGCAACTTCTTTCACCCTGACAAGCGCTGGCAGTACAACGGCATCCGGCTGGCACAGAAATAA
- the egtD gene encoding L-histidine N(alpha)-methyltransferase — protein MIELSRKLDGSNDTETFARDVAEGLSQHQKTLPSRYFYDAAGSRLFQEIMALPEYYLTRCEFKVLTENRQEIARHFAKDSFFHLIDLGAGDALKTKILLRELDRQQSSFDYVPVDISGDAMRQLSSSLQQEMPAVRVQAVVGEYFPALEWLHENKPERKVVLFLGSNIGNFKPDEGRNFLKTICSYLNPGDKLLLGVDLRKDPDTILSAYNDTSGVTAEFNLNLLRRINAELGGEFDIAQFQHYPIYNPQEGVMRSFLVSRKEQEVYIRDTGRTFHFDAWEAIHTENSHKYSMQQVEELGKACGFRVETLFQDVACRFADVLFTVT, from the coding sequence ATGATAGAACTGAGCCGCAAACTTGACGGCAGCAACGACACCGAAACCTTCGCCCGCGATGTGGCGGAGGGCCTGAGCCAGCATCAGAAAACACTTCCCTCCCGCTATTTTTACGATGCTGCGGGCAGCAGGCTTTTCCAGGAGATTATGGCCCTGCCGGAGTACTACCTGACCCGCTGCGAATTTAAGGTGCTGACGGAAAACCGGCAGGAGATAGCCAGGCACTTCGCGAAGGACAGCTTTTTTCACCTGATAGACCTGGGCGCCGGCGATGCGCTGAAGACCAAGATTCTGCTGCGGGAACTGGACCGGCAGCAAAGCTCTTTTGATTATGTGCCCGTGGATATATCCGGCGACGCCATGCGCCAGCTCAGCAGCAGTCTCCAACAGGAAATGCCCGCTGTGCGCGTGCAGGCCGTGGTGGGCGAATACTTTCCGGCGCTGGAATGGCTGCATGAAAACAAGCCCGAGCGCAAGGTGGTACTGTTCCTGGGGTCCAATATCGGCAACTTTAAGCCGGATGAAGGCAGAAATTTCCTGAAAACCATCTGCAGCTACCTGAACCCCGGCGACAAGCTGCTGCTGGGCGTGGACCTGCGCAAGGACCCGGACACCATCCTGAGCGCTTACAATGACACTTCCGGTGTGACGGCCGAGTTTAACCTGAACCTGCTGCGTCGTATCAATGCCGAGTTAGGCGGCGAGTTTGATATAGCGCAGTTTCAGCACTACCCTATATATAACCCGCAGGAAGGCGTAATGCGCAGCTTCCTTGTCAGCCGGAAGGAGCAGGAGGTATATATCCGCGACACTGGCCGCACTTTCCACTTCGATGCCTGGGAGGCCATCCACACCGAAAATTCCCACAAATACTCCATGCAGCAGGTGGAGGAACTGGGTAAAGCCTGCGGCTTTCGAGTCGAAACGTTGTTTCAGGACGTGGCCTGCCGCTTCGCGGATGTGCTGTTCACCGTCACCTGA